In a genomic window of Amblyomma americanum isolate KBUSLIRL-KWMA chromosome 4, ASM5285725v1, whole genome shotgun sequence:
- the EloA gene encoding transcription elongation factor elongin A, producing MADWKEKILHYGKRLERNQSDEKVLETLRKLQKVPMTITLLQETGIGRTVNHLKKNDGIVGEIARSIIGSWKQVVSDSTAEYSEQPVQPVPSKRHHESRHEGPPAKTTRPSKPYSIEVETSSHVANTSAHSRHEHNGDTHQDNRHHHHDHHHLSRKHHREEPAPVSPKAEAASKKSPEKKVDKKQMKKLLKKAGHSEGGLDGSMASFEACLGLNDTVPLPKPKKKPQAASPVKKPSKAEPVKEASKHTSSSKLAAEPSHSRNGESSSGSKSTKHTTSKRELLMPEALRKPDLAPLDKDEVSSMLPEIQPVYKPLPHRFLDEPPAKPAKKTMTNEEAIIFTSSRKDRTAVYSGRRNCFLPEVPTLHEACVRVLIDNIEGMAYTGGVPYDILKPVLEKCTAKQLYGLEDYNPYLLDDTDELWQAHCVREFKGSVPDEGETWRELYLKKYDEREQKFKSLTATITASMAKATPVRQTKLAYVDTVAKPPRNVARQQAKHGTGAQVPVAIRPSDRLAARPTSSPSISAPVSRPPSTSSSLPKKPKHAPLMQKTLKFMKQRFKR from the exons ATGGCCGactggaaggaaaaaattttacaCTACGGTAAACGACTAGAGAGAAATCAGAGCGATGAAAAG GTTTTGGAAACTCTTCGCAAGCTTCAAAAAGTTCCTATGACGATAACGCTATTACAA GAAACCGGCATTGGACGAACTGTCAACCACTTGAAGAAGAACGACGGGATTGTTGGAGAAATTGCGCGGTCAATAATCGGCTCTTGGAAACAG GTGGTCTCGGACAGCACTGCAGAGTATTCTGAGCAGCCAGTTCAGCCAGTGCCATCAAAGAGACATCACGAAAGCAGACATGAAGGACCTCCAGCAAAGACCACACGGCCATCAAAGCCCTATTCTATTGAAGTCGAGACATCTAGCCATGTTGCAAACACTTCTGCACACTCCCGGCACGAACACAATGGAGACACACACCAAGATAACAGGCACCACcaccacgaccaccaccatttaTCACGAAAGCACCACCGAGAGGAGCCCGCACCTGTGTCGCCAAAG GCTGAAGCAGCTTCAAAAAAGAGCCCCGAAAAGAAAGTGGACAAGAAACAGATGAAGAAGCTGCTCAAGAAGGCCGGCCATAGCGAAGGTGGCCTGGACGGCTCCATGGCATCGTTTGAGGCCTGTCTGGGTCTCAACGACACAGTGCCACTGCCCAAGCCTAAGAAAAAGCCCCAGGCTGCaagccctgtcaaaaagccatccAAAGCAGAGCCCGTCAAGGAGGCGAGCAAGCATACCTCTTCTTCCAAGCTGGCTGCTGAGCCTTCCCACTCAAGGAATGgcgagagcagcagcggcagcaagagcACCAAGCACACCACTAGCAAAAGGGAACTGCTCATGCCCGAGGCCCTACGCAAG CCTGACTTGGCACCTTTAGATAAGGACGAAGTGTCCTCGATGCTGCCGGAGATCCAGCCCGTGTACAAGCCCCTGCCACACAGGTTCCTCGACGAACCGCCAGCAAAACCAGCCAAGAAAA CTATGACCAATGAGGAAGCCATCATCTTCACGTCCTCTCGGAAAGACAGAACAGCAGTCTACTCTGGACGACGCAACTGCTTCTTACCTG AGGTCCCCACGCTGCATGAAGCTTGCGTCAGGGTGCTTATAGATAACATTGAAG GCATGGCGTACACGGGTGGGGTGCCATATGACATCCTGAAACCCGTTCTGGAAAAGTGTACAGCCAAACAACTCTATGGCCTCGAAGACTACAACCCT TACCTCCTTGACGACACAGACGAGCTCTGGCAGGCACATTGTGTTCGAGAGTTCAAGGGCAGCGTCCCCGACGAGGGAGAGACCTGGCGGGAGTTGTATTTG AAAAAATATGATGAGCGTGAACAGAAGTTCAAGTCATTAACTGCCACAATCACTGCATCGATGGCGAAGGCTACACCAG TGCGCCAGACCAAGCTGGCTTATGTCGACACGGTTGCCAAACCTCCTCGCAATGTTGCGCGGCAACAGGCCAAGCACGGCACAGGTGCACAGGTTCCTGTTGCAATCAGGCCTTCCGACCGTCTGGCAGCCAGGCCCACTTCATCTCCAAGCATCAGTGCACCTGTCAGTCGACCGCCCTCGACTTCATCTTCACTACCTAAAA
- the LOC144127573 gene encoding uncharacterized protein LOC144127573, with protein sequence MKPYAMVLPSTALFGSSFGSLFLKTIGSSNASLLLILVFAFVITYSIGYLFMRRPQLSCDSETASAAGDQRTKAKETNKTSSAGGATGGGGEKDETTPLLDDSADEEDDDEGLEGSEDEEAEDDAEEEQAAPSQSTANEGER encoded by the exons ATGAAGCCGTACGCAATGGTTCTGCCTTCAAC TGCCTTATTTGGGTCTTCGTTTGGCAGCTTGTTTCTCAAGACAATTGGGAGCAGCAACGCCAGCCTCTTGCTGATATTAGTGTTTGCTTTTGTG ATTACCTACTCTATCGGCTACCTGTTCATGCGGAGACCGCAGCTGTCCTGTGACTCCGAGACGGCGTCGGCAGCCGGCGACCAGCGCACCAAGGCCAAGGAGACGAACAAGACGAGCagcgcaggtggcgccaccggcGGCGGGGGCGAAAAGGACGAGACCACGCCTCTCCTTGACGACTCTGCAGATGAGGAGGACGACGACGAGGGGCTAGAAGGGTCGGAAGACGAAGAGGCAGAGGACGACGCTGAAGAAGAGCAGGCCGCTCCCTCGCAATCGACCGCCAATGAAGGAGAGCGCTGA